CTTGACGATGCGGTCCCCCTCGGCGTGGAGCTCGATGTCGTCGCACACACAGCCACAGAAGGTACACGTCGCGTTCTGGACGACGGTCACGGCCATCCACAACCTCCGGCTTTACCGTTCCTGTGACCCGTCCGGACCGGACGGGACTCGGAACGTTCAGCCCAGGACTCCGCCCCGCCAGCTCCCACGGACCCGACGGGGCATGTAAGCGCCCTCGTAAAGCATTTCCCAGGCCGGCGGGGACGGCGTTTCGCCCTCCGGCACCGAGGCCGTTTCACGGGTCGGCCCGTCCGACCCATCCCAGACGGCCCGGGTCTCCTGTTTCGACTCCATCGTCGTCCTCACGGGACCCTCGGAATAACGGGCAAGAATTCATAACGCCGACCATCATACCGGCGGCATCCCATCCGAGACGGACCAAGACGAGAGCACCGTCGGATTGGGAACGCCGGGAACAATCCGGGAGCATCCCGGTCCAAAGACCGGTCGGGTGGGCGCAGACAGACTATGGAACTCAAAGAGTGAGGGCCCTGGGGGTCGAGACACCCGTCCCGAGCCCCCGATACCCGACGACCGGATCATCCAAGCGCACCTTTATGATACCCCAGGCGACCCCTCTTTTCAAATTCCAGCCGGGTCGACAGAACCCTCCGGGACCGCCTCGACGGGCTCGATCTCGACCTCCCAGCCCTTGGAGGTCGGCATCCCCGTCCCGTCCGTATCGCCGCCCATCAGACGGCAGGTCGGCGGGCCGTAAGGGACAAAGACGATGCCAGCCGGGACCTTGCCCGCCTGGCATCGAAAGACGGCCTCTCCGTATTCGGTCCGGACCCGGACGGTCCCGCCGGGCGAGACCCCGAGGGCCTTCATGTCTTCGGGATGCATCGTCAGAGTCGTCACGATCTCTTCGTAGTCGGCCGTGTCTTTCCCGACGTTAATTTGCCGGCCTTGCTTGGCCGTGCGGCCGGCGATCAGGATGAACCGTCGTTCTGCCATGCTACCTCCCCGGACGAAATTCGGGGAATCCATTCCATCGATTCCAGGGCAGGGGCGAGGGATACAGCGTACAGAATGCAAGACGCCGTTGGCAAGGCACTGGGCCCCCGGGCTCAGAAATCGGAGAGGCGTGCCTGGGAATCCCCCCATCCGGCCACCCGGTGGGAGGGGCATCCCTCCCACCGGGCCAGCCCATGCCAGGCTTCATTTGGCTTCCAAGATCTTCAGCACGACTTGCGCCAGGATGCGGACCGTAGCGTCCGGGTCCTCCAAAGCGATCCGTCGTAATGTGGGGATGGCTGCCTTATCCCCAAAGTCGATGAGGGCCAAGACGGCCGTCGACCGGATCGACGGATGGGGGTCACTCTGAGCGACCTTCAGGACGGGTTCAAAGCCCCGCTTGTCCCCGATCTTCCCTAAGGCCAGGGCCGCGTTCCCACGCGTCCAGGGATTCTGGAAGGTCAGGGCTACCAACAGGGGTTCCACGGCCGGCGTACCGATACGGGCCAGGGCTGCCACAGCGGCGTCCTGTGTGGCCTTGTCGGGCGCGCCCAACTGCTGGATAAGAGAGCAAATTTCTGCAGATCGGTCCTGTGCGAAGGCCCCGCCCAAGGCGGCGAGCAGGACCGCCCATCCGACCAGGGTATAGCGTCGAACCCACATCATGGTCACCCCCTGATAGGTGCGGTCATGGTGTTTTATTTTTTGTAGCTGATGCGGTAGATAGCGTGCGCTTGGTCGTCCGACACGAGCATGGAGCCGTCAGGGAGGATGAGCAGGTCGACGGGTCGGCCCCACACGCCCTCATAGGTATTTCCCTGGACCCATCCCTCGGCGAAGACCTCGTAGCCGACTACCTGGTCGCCCTTCAGGCGGACGACCGTGATACGATAGCCACTCGGTGTCGAACGGTCCCACGACCCGTGTTCGGCGATGAACATCTGGTTCTGGTACTCCCGGGGGAACATCTTGCCCGTGTAGAAACGAACGCCCAGGGGCGCGGCGTGGGGCGGAAGCTCCAAGACCGGCGGCGTGAACTCGGTGCAAGCCCGCTTTTTCCCGAATTCGGGGTCCGACACGGACTTCCCGAAACAATACGGAAATCCGAAGTGAAGACCCGGTCGAGGTGCGCTGTTCAGCTCTTCCGGCGGCACGTTATCGCCCAGGCCATCCCGTCCGTTGTCCGTGAACCAGAGGGTCTTCGTCCGGGGATTCCAGTCGAAGCCGACCGAATTCCGGACGCCCATCGCATAAGGCTCCAGACCCGTCCCGTCGGCGTTCATCCGCATGATCGTGGCGTATAGGTCCGGCTTGGGTTCGCAGATGTTACAGGGTGCCCCGATGTTGAAGTAGAGTTTGCCATCCGGGCCGAAACGTAAGTACTTCCAACCGTGCGGGGCGTCCGACGGCAAGTCCCCTCGGACGACGACGGGCGATGGCGGACTTTTGAGATTGTCTTCAATGCGGTCAAACCGCAAGATCCGATTCACCTCGGCGACGTACAGGGCCCCGTCCCGGAAGGCGACGCCATTCGGCATGTAGAGGCCCTCGGCGATGGTGATGACCTCGTCAGCCTTGTAGTCCCGGTTCGTATCGACGACGGCGTAAACCTTCCCATGCGTACGGGTCCCTACGAATACAGTGCCCTTCGCCCCCAAGGCCATCGACCGGGCATCAACGACCCGGGCGTAAACGTCGATGGTGAAACCGGGCGGTAGCTTCACCTTGTCCAGATGGACCGGCGGTAGAGCGCCTTGTCCCCCAGCCCCGCCGGCCATCACCCCGACCAGGAGGACAGCCAGAAATATCGACCAGCGGCGCATTGTCCCCTCCTTTTGGATAGTTATTCAGAGTGACGGCATGACGAAGTGACGAGATGACGGGGGCCAAATCTTGGCCGCTTGGCTCGGAGGCCTGCTTTCCAAGTCCCTGGCCAAGTGCCCGACGCTGAACCCCCATACCAATCCCCCTTTCATCCGAGATAGAAATAAGACAGGCCGAAGACCTCGGTCCGCGATTTCAGGACGCCAAGCGTCATGCGAGCGTCCCGGCGGGACCGAGGCCCTTTAAGGGACGTCCATGTCCCATTTCTCGTCTTCATCCCAGCATTAATCCGTCGACTGGCGGGGCGCTATCTTCCCCAGCGTAAGCGCGCGCAGGTACTGGTAAAGGGCCTCTATTTGGGTCTTATCCAATAGGCCCCGATAGGCCGGCATACCGCGGCCAGGCCGGCCCTCCCAGATAGCCCGGATGAATTCGGGGTAGCTGAGTTGGAGAAAGCGTTGTCGAAGCTCCAGACCCCGGCGGCCTAAGACGGCCTGAGTCCCATGACACCGGTCGCAGTAACGATAATACAGCGCCTCCCCGACCCGGGCCGCCGCCAGGTCCTCCGGCGGGGGCTGGTCCGGAATCACGGAAGACTCTTCGACGTTCGCCGTCAGTAACTCGGCGGGCGCGACGCCGTAGGATTCCAAGACACCCTGAATCCGGTCGGCGCACCGGAAGAGGTCCGAATCCGACGCGGATGCCCCCTCCCAGGCGGATTTCGGCCACTCCAGGGGCGGAAGGGGTTGAGGGACCGGAAGCGCTTGGAGGCGGTTTTCCACGTCCGTGACGGCCACGAAGTAACCGGCCAGGGGCGCCCAAACCAGGCCGGCGTCAATCTTCCCCCGATGAAGGTCTGCAAAGAGCGCGCACGCACCTGCCGGCGAAAGGGGATAAGGTACGACTTGGGCGAACTTATAGCGGGCCGCGATCGTCTCGGCCGGGGTATCGGCCAGGAGACCGACCCGGAGGCGAGACAAGACCGGGTCGTCCCAGGCCCGGGGAACACCGTCCGGTCTGTCGAGGAGTACCAAGACATAGGTTTGCGTGTAAGGGCGCACCCGTCGGAGAAGGTCCGGGAGACCAGCCTGTATAGACGTCAGGGCCTCGCAGGATTCCTTCGGCCAGCGGGCCCGAAGGGCGGCAAAGTCACACACGGCCGGTAGATCCTCCCCCCCGCCCGGAGACGCCAGGGAAAGACCGACGAACCCCACAAAGGTGAGAAAAAGCTTAGATAATGAATGCATGTCAGGTACCTCCCACCCCTTGTCCAGTATATCTCAATAGGATTTTCGTCGTCAACGTGTCGGGGGGCGGACCCGTCGTCCGTTTTCCAGGTGTTGGCCTCCGATCGGGAGTTCGGGAATTCGGCCGTTCGGCGGCCGACATAGAAGGCAAGGGGGCATCCATCGTTCCCAGTCCTCACGTCTCCCCGAAGCTTTCCTGACCCTTCGCCACATGGGCTCATAGCCCATGTGGGCTCATAGGTCATGGCCGCATGGGCTCATGGCTTATAGCTGATGGCTCATGGGACTATGAGCCATGAGCTATGAGCCAATAGCGGTTATGAACCATCCATCACCCTGGCTCGTCACTTCGTTACTTTGTCACCCCGTCCCTTCATCCCTTTGAAACATCGTGCTTCCCGGGGGATGGAAAAGGCCGACCCGACGCCATTCTCACGGGCTGAACCGTTCATCCGCCCAAGACATCGGGCCAGCGGTCAAGTCCCGGCCAAAGCCCGAATGGCGTCCAGGAGGGGGCCGACGACGGACCGGACGGCCTCGACAGGCCGGTCGGGTCGGTCCAGGACGGCTTGGACGACGGCGCTCCCGACGATGACCCCGTCGCACAGGTCGGCGACGGCTCGGATGTGCTCCGGTTTCGAGATGCCGAAGCCGACATAGACCGGCACGGGGCTGACGGCCCGGAGGCGTTGGAGGAACGACCCCAGGAGGGGGTCCAGCGTGTCCCGCATGCCCGTCACGCCGAGGGTCGAGACGGCGTACACGAAGCCCCGGGACCGCCGGGCGACGGCCGCCAGGCGGTCATCCGAGAGATTGTTCGAGGCCAATAGGACCAAGGCCAACCCCTGGGCCTCCAGGAAGTCGGCGACGGGCCCGGCCTCTTCCAAAGGCAGGTCCGGAACGATCCAGCCCGCCAGGCCGGCCTCGGCCGAGGCGGCGGCCGCCCGCTCCAGGCCCATCCGGTGGAGGGGATTCAGATAGGTCATTAGGTAGAATCGCCGGTCCGGCCACCGTCGGCAGAGCCCCCTGAGGTCGTCCAAGAGCCGGGTCAGTCGGGGTCGATGTCGCAGAGCCCAGGCGACGGCCTTCTGGATCGTCGGCCCATCGGCGATGGGGTCCGAAAAGGGGTAGCCGACCTCGACGGTCGGGACGCCCATCGCCAGGAGGGTTTCCAAGACGTCCAGAGAGGTCGGCGGGTCCGGAAAGGCATACGGGTAGTACACGATGAGTTGCAGGGAGCGTCCCCCCATGACTGGACCCCTCATCAGAAGACCATAGACCACGGACCCCAGAGGGGCCTTGGCGCCCCGTCTCAAGACGGGGCGAACCGGATGAATCCAACCGGTCATCCGGTAGGCCTGGGGTCCATGGTCGGTGGTCCTCCTTCCGCCCCGGATACGCCCAGGACGGTATCGAGGTCTTTATCGCCCCGGCCGGAGAGGTTCACGACGATGCAGGTATACCGCCGGCGAATTTCCGGGTGGGCCGCCAGGAAGCCAATCGCGTGGGCCGGTTCGAGGGCCGGCAGGATACCTTCCA
Above is a window of bacterium HR11 DNA encoding:
- the trpA gene encoding Tryptophan synthase alpha chain, encoding MGGRSLQLIVYYPYAFPDPPTSLDVLETLLAMGVPTVEVGYPFSDPIADGPTIQKAVAWALRHRPRLTRLLDDLRGLCRRWPDRRFYLMTYLNPLHRMGLERAAAASAEAGLAGWIVPDLPLEEAGPVADFLEAQGLALVLLASNNLSDDRLAAVARRSRGFVYAVSTLGVTGMRDTLDPLLGSFLQRLRAVSPVPVYVGFGISKPEHIRAVADLCDGVIVGSAVVQAVLDRPDRPVEAVRSVVGPLLDAIRALAGT
- the qgdA_1 gene encoding Quinohemoprotein alcohol dehydrogenase ADH-IIG produces the protein MHSLSKLFLTFVGFVGLSLASPGGGEDLPAVCDFAALRARWPKESCEALTSIQAGLPDLLRRVRPYTQTYVLVLLDRPDGVPRAWDDPVLSRLRVGLLADTPAETIAARYKFAQVVPYPLSPAGACALFADLHRGKIDAGLVWAPLAGYFVAVTDVENRLQALPVPQPLPPLEWPKSAWEGASASDSDLFRCADRIQGVLESYGVAPAELLTANVEESSVIPDQPPPEDLAAARVGEALYYRYCDRCHGTQAVLGRRGLELRQRFLQLSYPEFIRAIWEGRPGRGMPAYRGLLDKTQIEALYQYLRALTLGKIAPRQSTD